A region from the Triplophysa rosa linkage group LG4, Trosa_1v2, whole genome shotgun sequence genome encodes:
- the mtmr7b gene encoding myotubularin-related protein 7b isoform X1, whose translation MEHIRTPKVENVRMIDWLNPRRSTLGMLYLSSTHTIFVDNLEARKETWVLHSLVSNVERLPTNPSGSPLIIRCKNFHVYRLLIPQEKDCLDVLASLTHLSRPEHYGELFCFSFNPNLDKELREKAWGFIDLKAEFSRMGIPRNLWHVTAANHEYRLCDTYPSELYVPMSASPAVIVGSAKFRSRGRLPVLSYFHRDTSASICRSSQPLSGFSARSSDDEQMLQALMKSNPVSEFMYVVDTRPKLNAMANRAAGKGYENEDHYTNIKLQFIGIENIHVMRNSQQKLIDVADLVSPSMSEFLWGLENSGWLKHVKAILESGVFIAKAVAEDGVSVLVHCSDGWDRTAQACSVASVLLDPYYRTIKGLMVLIEKDWVSFGHKFSHRYAHLDGDPKEVSPVMDQFLECVWQLMQQFPCAFEFNERFLIQLHTHIYSCQYGNFIGNCQKERKDLKIQDRTHSLWPHLWENRAEYTNPLYRTDHSQTQGVLKPLTTAYCFKFWKGMYSRAEKSVASQQFPADCLNAVRDESQQLEEELSSHQERLAQLKKKTLGERKNTNRPSEQVRRPIPNKGELGSPLDYFTDPRSETHPPSFTLPLVSPAPPMSGDPDDLSTYSDFESGVADLSSHSSSAGDEAKEPDSDEGVNANA comes from the exons ATGGAGCACATCAGAACACCAAAG GTGGAAAATGTGCGCATGATAGACTGGCTGAACCCCAGGAgatccacactgggaatgttgTACCTCTCCTCTACTCACACTATATTTGTAGACAACTTGGAGGCACGCAAAGAGACCTGG GTTCTGCACAGTTTGGTGAGTAATGTGGAGAGACTTCCGACAAACCCTTCAGGAAGTCCTCTCATTATCCGCTGTAAAAACTTCCATGTCTACCGACTGCTAATCCCACAGGAGAAGGACTGTTTAGATGTGCTGGCCTCCCTCACTCATCTATCACGCCCAG AGCACTACGGAGAGCTGTTCTGCTTTTCCTTCAACCCTAACTTAGATAAAGAGTTAAGGGAAAAGGCCTGGGGCTTCATTGATCTCAAGGCAGAATTCAGTCGAATGGGAATACCCAGAAACCTCTGGCATGTCACAGCAGCCAATCACGAGTACAGA TTGTGTGACACTTACCCATCCGAGCTGTATGTGCCAATGTCAGCCTCTCCTGCAGTCATTGTGGGCAGTGCCAAGTTCCGGAGTCGAGGGCGCCTTCCCGTTCTCTCTTACTTCCACAGGGACACCAGT GCGTCTATCTGTCGGAGCAGTCAGCCTCTTTCTGGTTTCAGCGCGCGTTCCTCAGACGACGAGCAGATGCTACAGGCCCTTATGAAGTCGAACCCTGTCAGCGAGTTCATGTATGTGGTGGACACGAGGCCAAAG CTTAATGCAATGGCAAATCGTGCTGCTGGAAAGGGATACGAGAACGAAGACCACTACACcaacataaaactgcagttcaTTGGTATAGAAAACATCCACGTCATGAGAAACAGCCAACAGAAGCTTATAGACG TTGCCGATCTTGTGTCTCCTTCCATGAGTGAATTCCTGTGGGGTCTGGAGAATTCTGGATGGTTAAAACACGTCAAAGCTATACTAGAGTCTGGAGTCTTTATTGCTAAG GCGGTGGCAGAAGATGGAGTAAGTGTTCTGGTGCACTGTTCAGACGGCTGGGATCGGACGGCTCAGGCTTGTTCAGTAGCTAGTGTACTACTAGACCCATACTACAGAACCATCAAAGGACTGATG GTTCTAATAGAGAAAGACTGGGTGTCGTTCGGACACAAATTTTCCCACAG GTACGCTCACCTGGACGGTGACCCTAAGGAAGTTTCGCCGGTCATGGATCAGTTTCTGGAGTGTGTTTGGCAGCTGATGCAGCAGTTCCCCTGCGCATTCGAGTTCAATGAACGATTCCTTATACAGCTGCACACGCACATCTACTCCTGCCAGTACGGGAACTTCATTGGCAATTGCCAGAAAGAGAGGAAAGACTTGAA GATACAGGACCGAACACACTCTCTGTGGCCTCACCTGTGGGAGAACAGGGCAGAATACACAAACCCTCTGTATAGGACAGACCACAGCCAAACACAGGGTGTTCTCAAGCCTCTCACCACCGCCTACTGCTTCAA GTTTTGGAAGGGGATGTACAGCCGTGCTGAGAAAAGCGTGGCTTCACAGCAGTTTCCCGCCGATTGCCTGAACGCAGTGAGGGACGAGTCACAGCAATTGGAGGAGGAGCTTAGCAGCCACCAGGAG AGACTCGCTCAGCTGAAAAAGAAAACTTTGGGGGAGAGAAAGAACACCAACAGGCCGTCTGAACAAGTCCGCCGTCCAATCCCAAACAAGGGTGAACTCGGCAGCCCTCTAGACTACTTCACCGACCCGAGAAGCGAGACACACCCTCCTTCCTTCACACTGCCACTGGTGTCACCGGCCCCGCCCATGAGCGGCGACCCTGATGACCTTTCAACCTACAGTGATTTCGAGTCAGGTGTGGCTGACCTCAGCAGCCACTCCTCAAGTGCCGGAGATGAGGCTAAGGAACCTGATAGTGATGAGGGGGTCAACGCAAACGCCTGA
- the mtmr7b gene encoding myotubularin-related protein 7b isoform X2: MEHIRTPKVENVRMIDWLNPRRSTLGMLYLSSTHTIFVDNLEARKETWVLHSLVSNVERLPTNPSGSPLIIRCKNFHVYRLLIPQEKDCLDVLASLTHLSRPEHYGELFCFSFNPNLDKELREKAWGFIDLKAEFSRMGIPRNLWHVTAANHEYRLCDTYPSELYVPMSASPAVIVGSAKFRSRGRLPVLSYFHRDTSASICRSSQPLSGFSARSSDDEQMLQALMKSNPVSEFMYVVDTRPKLNAMANRAAGKGYENEDHYTNIKLQFIGIENIHVMRNSQQKLIDVADLVSPSMSEFLWGLENSGWLKHVKAILESGVFIAKAVAEDGVSVLVHCSDGWDRTAQACSVASVLLDPYYRTIKGLMVLIEKDWVSFGHKFSHRYAHLDGDPKEVSPVMDQFLECVWQLMQQFPCAFEFNERFLIQLHTHIYSCQYGNFIGNCQKERKDLKIQDRTHSLWPHLWENRAEYTNPLYRTDHSQTQGVLKPLTTAYCFKFWKGMYSRAEKSVASQQFPADCLNAVRDESQQLEEELSSHQEVPRETDAGQETRSAEKENFGGEKEHQQAV; the protein is encoded by the exons ATGGAGCACATCAGAACACCAAAG GTGGAAAATGTGCGCATGATAGACTGGCTGAACCCCAGGAgatccacactgggaatgttgTACCTCTCCTCTACTCACACTATATTTGTAGACAACTTGGAGGCACGCAAAGAGACCTGG GTTCTGCACAGTTTGGTGAGTAATGTGGAGAGACTTCCGACAAACCCTTCAGGAAGTCCTCTCATTATCCGCTGTAAAAACTTCCATGTCTACCGACTGCTAATCCCACAGGAGAAGGACTGTTTAGATGTGCTGGCCTCCCTCACTCATCTATCACGCCCAG AGCACTACGGAGAGCTGTTCTGCTTTTCCTTCAACCCTAACTTAGATAAAGAGTTAAGGGAAAAGGCCTGGGGCTTCATTGATCTCAAGGCAGAATTCAGTCGAATGGGAATACCCAGAAACCTCTGGCATGTCACAGCAGCCAATCACGAGTACAGA TTGTGTGACACTTACCCATCCGAGCTGTATGTGCCAATGTCAGCCTCTCCTGCAGTCATTGTGGGCAGTGCCAAGTTCCGGAGTCGAGGGCGCCTTCCCGTTCTCTCTTACTTCCACAGGGACACCAGT GCGTCTATCTGTCGGAGCAGTCAGCCTCTTTCTGGTTTCAGCGCGCGTTCCTCAGACGACGAGCAGATGCTACAGGCCCTTATGAAGTCGAACCCTGTCAGCGAGTTCATGTATGTGGTGGACACGAGGCCAAAG CTTAATGCAATGGCAAATCGTGCTGCTGGAAAGGGATACGAGAACGAAGACCACTACACcaacataaaactgcagttcaTTGGTATAGAAAACATCCACGTCATGAGAAACAGCCAACAGAAGCTTATAGACG TTGCCGATCTTGTGTCTCCTTCCATGAGTGAATTCCTGTGGGGTCTGGAGAATTCTGGATGGTTAAAACACGTCAAAGCTATACTAGAGTCTGGAGTCTTTATTGCTAAG GCGGTGGCAGAAGATGGAGTAAGTGTTCTGGTGCACTGTTCAGACGGCTGGGATCGGACGGCTCAGGCTTGTTCAGTAGCTAGTGTACTACTAGACCCATACTACAGAACCATCAAAGGACTGATG GTTCTAATAGAGAAAGACTGGGTGTCGTTCGGACACAAATTTTCCCACAG GTACGCTCACCTGGACGGTGACCCTAAGGAAGTTTCGCCGGTCATGGATCAGTTTCTGGAGTGTGTTTGGCAGCTGATGCAGCAGTTCCCCTGCGCATTCGAGTTCAATGAACGATTCCTTATACAGCTGCACACGCACATCTACTCCTGCCAGTACGGGAACTTCATTGGCAATTGCCAGAAAGAGAGGAAAGACTTGAA GATACAGGACCGAACACACTCTCTGTGGCCTCACCTGTGGGAGAACAGGGCAGAATACACAAACCCTCTGTATAGGACAGACCACAGCCAAACACAGGGTGTTCTCAAGCCTCTCACCACCGCCTACTGCTTCAA GTTTTGGAAGGGGATGTACAGCCGTGCTGAGAAAAGCGTGGCTTCACAGCAGTTTCCCGCCGATTGCCTGAACGCAGTGAGGGACGAGTCACAGCAATTGGAGGAGGAGCTTAGCAGCCACCAGGAGGTACCACGGGAGACGGACGCTGGACAAG AGACTCGCTCAGCTGAAAAAGAAAACTTTGGGGGAGAGAAAGAACACCAACAGGCCGTCTGA